The DNA sequence CGCAAGCTGCGCCTGGACGGGGCCGAGACCATAGAAGGCCGGCAGCTTTTTTACCGGGTAAAGGATTCCTCACGTTTCCGCGGCAGGCGCCTGCTGATACTCGGCGGCGGCGACTCGGCTCTGGACTGGGCGCTGGAGCTGAGCGGAATTGCCGAATCGGTGACGCTGGCGCACCGGCGCGACGAGTACCGTGCGGCGCCCGCTACGGTGGCGCAGTTCAAGGAACTGGTCGCGCGGGGCAGGGCGCAACTGTACGAGAAGGCCCGCGCGACCCGCCTGTACCTGGACGGGGATGATCTCAAAGCCGTCACGCTCAGTGTTGAGGACGTTGAAAGAGATCCATTGGAAGTTGATGATTTACTGGTGTTTTACGGCCTTGCACCCAAGCTGGGCCCAATCGCCGGCTGGGGCCTGGACCTGAACCGCAAGACCGTGAACGTGGATCCTGAAAAGTTCCAGACCAATATTCCAGGGATCTTCGCCATCGGCGACATCTGCCACTATCCGGGCAAGAAGAAGCTGATCCTGAGCGGTTTTCACGAAGCCGCGCTGGCGGCCTTCGCGGCCAAGGCGATACTCACGCCCGGCAAGAAAGTCCACCTGCAGTACACGACCACCAGCCCGATCATGCACAAGCGCCTGGGGCTGACCGACTGACCCGGGCGGGAGAGCGTCCCAGGGCCTAATCGTCAGGCATGGCCGCCAGCACGGCCTCTTCGAACTGCTCCTCGCTGTGTCCGCCCAGAAGCGTCCGGACGATTGATCCGTCCGGACCGATCACGTAGTTCGCCGGCATGACGCCCGGCCAGAAGGGATCCAGCTCTTCCACCAGCAGATAGTCCTCGAATTCCGCATTGAGATAGCTGTGCCACGCGGGGAAGCGCGTCTCGATGAATTCCGGCACCAGCCACGCGGCGTCCGCCTGGTCGTCCAGCGATATCGCCACGAGGGCGAACCGGGACGGATCCAGCTTCTCGCGCAGGCGGATCAGCGCGGGAATCTCGTGGATGCAGGGACCGCACCATGTGGCCCAGAAATTGACCAGCACCACCTTGCCCCGGTGGCTTTTCAGCAGAGGCAGCAGTTCGTCCGCCCGGACCCACTCAAGCTCTTGCGCATCGTTGTTTTCCACCGGATCCGCGGCATCTTCGGCCGGCAAGGCGGCAGGGGAGGCCAGCGCCAGGAGCGCTGCGGCCGACGCGAGAGTGGCCCGCCAAACAGGTGTATGATTTGGGGTTATTCGTACAGGGTTCACCGGAGCTAGCCGTATGTTGAAAAAAGCATACCTTAGCGCAATGGCGCTGTTGGCCGCGTTCTTCTTCCTGCCGTCTACGGCATGGACGCAAGCCGAGATTCTCTACCAGAACGAGTTGGGGTTGTCTGACAGGGCGGCCTTCAGCCCCGAAATCGCGGTATCCGGCGGCGGTGAAGTGTACGTCGTGTTTCTGGACCGGCCCGATCCCACGGGTCCGCCCCCGAAGCGCAAACACGGCGAACACAGCCATCGCTCGGCGGTGGATTTGTGGATTGCGCGTTCCGACGACGGCGGGTCCAGCTTCCAGGCCCCATCCATGGTCAACCATGAGCAGGGCGTCATCTGGGGTTTTCAGGTCAGCAAGCCCCGCGTCAGTATTGACGGCGACGGCGCGGTGCACATTTTTTATCCCGGCAACGCGCAGTCCAGCGAGACGCGGCTGGACGTGATCGCCTCGCAGTACACACGGTCGCTCGACAAGGGAGCCACATTCTCCGAGCCCGTTTTGCTGAATTCGCACGTCAACGAGGACGGGCGGGGGCTGCTGGGCGAGGAACTCGGCGCGGCGCATGCCTTCGGAACGATGGCGGTAGCGCCCGACGGGACCGTTCACACCTTCTGGCTTGACACGCGCTACATGGGCAATGCCATGATGGGGGCCACGCTGTTTACGGCATCATCGAAAGACGGCGGCGCCACATTCGGCACTGAGATCGAGTTTGCGCGTGACGTTGTCTGCCCCTGCTGCCAGCTGGTAGCGGACTTCGTGGGCGACGAGGCCGTGCTGGTGTCCTACCGGCACGTGTTCGACGACGGTTCCCGCGACAGCGTGGTGCTGCGTTCCACGGACGACGGGCAAACCTGGCCCGAGCTGGCCCGCTTGCCTATCGATCCCTG is a window from the Gammaproteobacteria bacterium genome containing:
- a CDS encoding NAD(P)/FAD-dependent oxidoreductase → MTIRTDALIVGAGPCGLFQVFELGLLGISAHLVDALKEPGGQCTELYPDKPIYDIPAIPVLNAQDLVDALLKQIEPFNPTFHLGEEVTVVRPLGEGEGFHVETGAGTQFQAQTLFLAGGVGSFQPRKLRLDGAETIEGRQLFYRVKDSSRFRGRRLLILGGGDSALDWALELSGIAESVTLAHRRDEYRAAPATVAQFKELVARGRAQLYEKARATRLYLDGDDLKAVTLSVEDVERDPLEVDDLLVFYGLAPKLGPIAGWGLDLNRKTVNVDPEKFQTNIPGIFAIGDICHYPGKKKLILSGFHEAALAAFAAKAILTPGKKVHLQYTTTSPIMHKRLGLTD
- a CDS encoding TlpA family protein disulfide reductase — encoded protein: MSACVHAVDGRKKNAANSAIALRYAFFNIRLAPVNPVRITPNHTPVWRATLASAAALLALASPAALPAEDAADPVENNDAQELEWVRADELLPLLKSHRGKVVLVNFWATWCGPCIHEIPALIRLREKLDPSRFALVAISLDDQADAAWLVPEFIETRFPAWHSYLNAEFEDYLLVEELDPFWPGVMPANYVIGPDGSIVRTLLGGHSEEQFEEAVLAAMPDD
- a CDS encoding exo-alpha-sialidase, with protein sequence MLKKAYLSAMALLAAFFFLPSTAWTQAEILYQNELGLSDRAAFSPEIAVSGGGEVYVVFLDRPDPTGPPPKRKHGEHSHRSAVDLWIARSDDGGSSFQAPSMVNHEQGVIWGFQVSKPRVSIDGDGAVHIFYPGNAQSSETRLDVIASQYTRSLDKGATFSEPVLLNSHVNEDGRGLLGEELGAAHAFGTMAVAPDGTVHTFWLDTRYMGNAMMGATLFTASSKDGGATFGTEIEFARDVVCPCCQLVADFVGDEAVLVSYRHVFDDGSRDSVVLRSTDDGQTWPELARLPIDPWYIGGCPLKPTDMAVNENYVYSVSFSAGPEQQGVWFSRSRNGALAFEEAIHMHPASKYSDAPVITVTPSGVVRVVWHSREGRKSPYRLYMSESYDHGETFTAPWELPTPEGQSRFPVMATDADGNSHVAWEQQVKIGEIVTTEVHVMGIAAPSTGPTTVIAGLGQVAE